One Chaetodon trifascialis isolate fChaTrf1 chromosome 21, fChaTrf1.hap1, whole genome shotgun sequence genomic window carries:
- the LOC139350231 gene encoding bone morphogenetic protein 2-B-like: MTAGALRLWFVLAMQIRWVTLLAIRQGGLDATKTANEKLDALVHLKDLPRGPVVAPHKKAPQFMLDLFNAVSVSDGTPKSQKEILEGNIVRSFEDKGHAGERFHFFNLSSFGRDERMIKAEFRWFRKKQKFYLGKSYGPHFYKVDLYEVLDSRVKPWRGNLITSRLVPLYTQGWEVFNVTQTVSKWICNSQENNGILVVTTLPSGNWMESVTDTSAYLVIFSDDGRTGASNQSYLAAAAAAAATPELHNHRSRRRRASPGLLPHSRSQSCQRVPLFVDFEEIGWSGWIISPRGYNAYHCKGSCPFPLGGNLRATNHATVRSIMHALKLSSDEVGVPCCVPDRLQSISLLYFDDEENVVLKQYDDMVALSCGCH, translated from the exons ATGACAGCAGGAGCTCTGCGCCTCTGGTTCGTCCTAGCTATGCAGATCAGATGGGTCACCCTGCTCGCTATCCGACAGGGCGGTTTGGATGCGACGAAGACGGCGAACGAGAAGCTAGACGCTTTGGTCCATCTGAAGGATTTACCTCGGGGTCCAGTGGTGGCTCCTCACAAGAAGGCGCCTCAGTTTATGTTGGATCTTTTTAACGCGGTGTCCGTCTCCGATGGGACCCCGAAAAGCCAAAAGGAGATTCTGGAGGGAAACATAGTGCGGAGTTTCGAGGATAAAG GTCATGCTGGAGAGAGGTTTCACTTCTTCAATCTGTCGTCTTTCGGCAGAGACGAGAGAATGATCAAAGCGGAGTTCCGTTGGttcagaaagaaacagaagttTTACCTGGGAAAGTCATATGGGCCTCATTTCTATAAG GTGGATCTGTATGAGGTGCTGGACAGCCGAGTGAAGCCATGGAGAGGAAACCTCATCACCTCCAGACTGGTGCCCCTTTACACACAGGGATGGGAAGTCTTCAATGTCACTCAAACG GTGTCAAAGTGGATCTGCAACAGTCAGGAGAACAACGGCATCCTTGTGGTGACCACACTTCCTTCTGGTAACTGGATGGAGTCAGTGACAGACACCAGTGCCTACCTGGTCATATTTTCAGATGATGGGAGAACAGGAGCATCAAACCAGTCCTACCTGG cagcagcagcagcggcagcggcaaCACCTGAGCTCCACAACCACCGCAGCAGGAGACGACGTGCATCTCCAGGTCTCTTGCCCCACAGCCGCTCCCAGTCCTGCCAGCGGGTGCCCCTCTTCGTTGACTTCGAGGAGATTGGCTGGTCTGGCTGGATCATCTCTCCCAGGGGATACAACGCCTACCACTGCAAAGGCTCCTGCCCATTCCCCCTGGGGGGAAACCTCAGAGCAACCAACCACGCCACAGTGCGCTCCATCATGCACGCGCTCAAGCTCTCCAGCGATGAGGTAGGAGTGCCCTGCTGTGTTCCAGACAGACTCCAATCCATCAGTTTGTTATattttgatgatgaagagaACGTGGTTTTGAAGCAGTATGACGACATGGTGGCGTTAAGCTGCGGCTGTCACTGA